Part of the Candidatus Hydrogenedentota bacterium genome is shown below.
GATATCGACCAATGCGATTGGACCATTGAGATCACCGAAGTGAGAAATGAGTGTGCAGCATATCTCATTGGTTCCAGGCACTTCCCTGCCGTTGGCGTAACCATTGGGTTGGATGATGGTATTGCCGAAGACCAATTCCGGTTTGCTGCCATCCGGATGAATCGACCAGAGCGTATGACCAAAGTCGGCGCCTTTGTCCTGATACTCGGAACGGGTCCAGATGATGCGGCCGTCGCGCATGACCGAAGGAGCCCACTCGCTCAGGTTCGCGAACGACAAGGGGGTGAATTCCTTCCCCTCCGCGTCCATGCGAAACATGACATAGGCTTGAGGACGCCAGCACAGGAAACGCATGTGACACCGCGTACTGATAACCGCAAGCCCGCCGTCCGGTAACGGACATGGCCAGAAATCGTGGAACGGGCCATCGGTGAGTTGCGTCAGATTGCTGCCGTCGGCGTTCATGCGCATGATGTGGAAATAGCCGTCTTCCGAAGGACGGTAGGCAAAGTAGATCTTGCTGCAGTCAAAAGTCGCGGCTGGCGTGCGCGCAATGCCGCCGCCAGACTCGAAGAGGTGCTTCACCTCCGCTTGCTCGGGTACAAGCCGGTCGCCGTCTCGCGGGATGTGCAGCGTCGCAACCGCGCCGCCGGGCCGATACGGGGCATCCAGCAAGTCACTGTAATTGTGCGACGGTTCAAACGGCATGCGCTTCGCAAACAGGAGGTCTTCCATCGGCGCGAGTTCAGGTTCACGCATGAACAGATCGCGCTTCGCCGTGCGCGCCTCGAAGAACGTCTCACGCTCGCGTGTCACGTCCGGTTTAAGCGAGTCCGACAATTGCCGTTGCCGCTCGCGGAATGACGTTAGTTGCTCGCGCTCTTTGGTTACGTCGATTCCTTTGGCAGCGAAGCGATCGACCATCGCGCTCATGAGATTCAAGGTACGTTCCAACGGATCGTATCTGAGCAGGCTCAGTGAATACTCGTGGCCCTGATCGTCGGCGAACTCAAGATTGCATTCGGGTCCGATGTCATTCTTGGTGGCTTTGAACGAGATGACTCGCGATTCACCCGGCGCAAGCGTGATCCCGTCGCCCAACTCGAGTGCGTTGCCGGAAAGTTTGATCGGAGTGGAATCGTTCGATTGCTTGGATTCGGCCATCGCAAAACGCACGGGGAATGTCCCCTCGGAGCAAGGACCTGCCTGCGCGATGCTCACGTTGGAGAACGTGAACTGCACGGGACGCCCAAACCGATCCGTGTGTTGCCCTCCCATACCGAGTCCAACGCGCAAGCCCTTCTCTTGACACGCAGGAAAGAGCGAGAAGGGCAAACGGACTTCCCAGCGTGTCATTGAGTCATTGCATGCGCATTCCACTGGCGTGGAAGAGGACTCCTTCCCGCCTTCGTACTGCTTGAAGGCAAGGGCCTTCCCGTCGCACACAAGTACACCGCAACCTTGTCCGTCCGCGGTCGACAACACCGCAATGTGACTGCTCAGAAGCTGGCTGAAGTCGAAAGCGAGACAGAGGTCGCTCTCGAACCAACCTGCCGTGACGGCAATTTCTACGAGCGGACCCGCCTCGAAATCGTAGGGATACGCCACTCGGGCGACACCACGTGACGCTTCGTTCCAGCAGTCGTCGTTGAGTCGGCCGTCGATCTTTGGCTCGCGCGAGAGCGGCGGGAGCGGAAGTCGGTCATCAAGCACGTGGCGCGGATACTGCTTGACGCGGCCATTGTACGGTACCAGACGCGGGCTCAGGTCCGCGCGTCCGTAGGTCTTCAACCATGCATGCTCTTCGCCCAAGTAGGCCAGCTTAAGTTGTTCGGCATAGTCGCGGGGAGGCTGCGAGAGCACCGTCTCTTTGTCCCGGCCGCGCTGAAGCGGCGGGGGTGGATTGGGCACATCGCCCGAAAAACCGGACGCGTTTTGCTGACGAATAACGACTGCTCCCGCCGTTGCCGTCACGTCGGAGACGGTAGTCCACGTCTGGCCGTCCATGGACAACTGCACGGAGAACACGATGGGCATGCGGTCGGCATAGTTGCGGTTACGGTCGCGCGAAAACACGACGCGCGCGACCGAGACGGCGGCTGGCAATTGAATCTGCGCCCATTCGTCCGCCATGGCAACGGGAATCCAACTGTTGTCGTTGCCGTAGAGTCCGTCATTGAGATGTTCAATCCGGTGTGCCGCGTACCCGTTCAGGCTGGAGGAGGCCGACGCTTTTGCGCCCTTCGAGGCGAGCGCCAAGTTCTGTTCCGCGTCCGTGCCGTAGACTTCGAGTTCATCGATACACGGTTGCGAACCATCGCTCGTAGCCTTCACCAAGAAACGCACATACTGCGCCTCCTGCGGCGGAAATTCGACGGCGTTGGGTTTGTCCGAGAAGACGACCGTCTCGGCAAAGGCTAGAGGTGGGGCAAACCACACGAAGCACACACCAGCGGTACAAAGCAGCAAAAGCGCCGTGCTTACCGGACAACGTTTCCACACAGAGCCTGCGATACGTCTCATGTCAACGCTCCTGTCTCAGCTATTCGCGCGCGTCATCGCGACAAACGGCCGGACACCTGACAGAAGTCCCCCTTAAGTTGCTACTCGCGCACCGAATTACGGTGCCTTGTCTATTCTATATGGAAACAGGGTCCCGGCCAACCTTTATTGACCGGACATACGGATGCTGGTAGAACACGTAAGTCAGCAACGCATACGGAGATAGGGGAAGACAGTGAACATGGTTGCCGAGTAACGCCGTGATCGCCAAGCGCGGCGTGGTGTGGTCCGAGGGTTGCGAAGCGGATTTGGGGGACTGACCCAAGCGAAGCGAACGTAGTGAGCGCAGACGGGTCTGTCCCCAATTCCGCGCCACTTCGTGACACCCAAGTCCTGAAAGGGTATACTTGATAGCAGAGTCACGTGAAGGGCATTTCGCTTCACATGGACTCAGGGGGATTTGCTATGGCAGCACAAGCGGCACGTTGGGGAAAGAAGGCCAGGCGCGCGTGGATATTTCTGCGTATCGCCGTTCTGACGGTTGTGTTGGGTGCAATCGGGGTTGTCGTTTCCGGCTGTCCACCGGTCGTGTTGTACGGACCGGCGCCGGAGTATGGCGTGGTGCCCGTGTATGGCGTGCCCGTGGACTACAACCTAGACAAGTAACCCCGTTTGCCAACCTGAATCGGACTGATCGTGGCGGCGAATCCAACCAAAGTCCCGTGGCTGAAGCGCGGCGCGCTGAACATCTTCCGGCGGTATCGCCGGGCGCAAACCGCGCTGCATGAACTCACCTATCTCTTCTGGGAATGCACGCTTCGGTGCGATTTGTGCTGTCGGCATTGTGGAAGCGACTGCCGCCGGGAAAGTGAAACGCGGGATATGCCCCTGGCGGACTTTCTCCGTGTCTTGGACGAAGTCGCGAAGCATCAGAGGCCTTCCAAAATCATGCTTGCCCTGACGGGCGGCGAACCCCTGTTGCGCCACGATTTGGAGGAATGCGGGGCGGCATTTCGCGACCGGGGATTTCCGTGGGGCATGGTTTCCAACGGCTACAGCCTCACCGCTGAACGCCTCGCGAGACTACTGGACTCCGGTTTGCGGTCGCTCACTATCAGCCTTGACGGCCTCGAAGAAAGCCACAACTGGCTGCGACGGCGTCCCGATTCCTTTGAGCGGACTCTGAACGCAGTCACGTTACTGGGCCGGAACCCGGGGCTTACGTCCGACGTCGTCACGTGTGTCAATCAGAAGAACTATGGCGAGTTGGGCGATATCAGGCAGTTGCTCATCGACAAGGGCATCCGCAGGTGGAGGCTGTTCACCATCTTCCCGAAGGGTCGCGCTGAAGACGAGCCGCTGCTGGATATCTCCGGCGCGCAACTGCGCGACCTCCTGGAGTTCATTCAGCAGACCCGGCGAGAAGGCTCCATTCTGGCCAGCTACTCCTGCGAGGGTTTTCTGGGCGCTTATGAAGGTACCGTGCGTGATTCATTCTACTGGTGCAGGGCGGGCATCAACGTGGGTTCGGTACTGGCCGACGGCTCGATTTCCGCGTGCCCGAGCCTGCGCGGCGACTATATCCAAGGGAACATCTACCGGGACAGCTTCTGGGATTGCTGGGAGAACCGGTTTCAGGTCATGCGTGACCGAAGCTGGACGAAGACAGGTTGCTGCGCTGACTGCTCCGCCTACTGTTGGTGCGAGGGCAACGGACTCCATTTACGCGACCAACAAAGCGGAAAACTGCTGCGGTGCCATCTGAAGATGCTGGACGGCGCGGGGGAGTAGCGGCAGGCTTCCGGTCAGTCTGATAGTCGCATGGCTATACTCACCTTGTTATTCGAGCAGCGATTGCGCAGAGTCCCCCTTCGTGGTATCGTGATAGCATAGTCGCTCGGCCTCGAACGACGTACGGGGCGACGGTCAGGGGATGGAGGATATGAAGAACCTCGGGATAGAGAAATGGCTGGCAATCGTGGCGATTATCGTGGGCGGCTGCTGGATCGCATATGTATTTCTCAGTCTCCGGGGTCCGGCGATGAATGACCATTCCCTAATCGGTCTTCTGTTCCTGGTAGTGTCCTCAAGCTTTATCTGGATCCCCGCTGCGTTCAGTACTTACTTTGGGATAGCCCTGTTACGAGACACGACCAAAGAGAACATCCGAGTCACCGTGGGTGCTCTCGTCGCCTGGACTTTAATAACATTGGTCTTTGCGGTACCGGTCCCCAATGTCGATGAGGAAGACATCGATTTGATTCACAGCGTGCTCCTGCTGGCGGGTACGATTGCGGCGATTCCCGTCCACATGGTTGTTTGCCACGCG
Proteins encoded:
- a CDS encoding discoidin domain-containing protein, which codes for MRRIAGSVWKRCPVSTALLLLCTAGVCFVWFAPPLAFAETVVFSDKPNAVEFPPQEAQYVRFLVKATSDGSQPCIDELEVYGTDAEQNLALASKGAKASASSSLNGYAAHRIEHLNDGLYGNDNSWIPVAMADEWAQIQLPAAVSVARVVFSRDRNRNYADRMPIVFSVQLSMDGQTWTTVSDVTATAGAVVIRQQNASGFSGDVPNPPPPLQRGRDKETVLSQPPRDYAEQLKLAYLGEEHAWLKTYGRADLSPRLVPYNGRVKQYPRHVLDDRLPLPPLSREPKIDGRLNDDCWNEASRGVARVAYPYDFEAGPLVEIAVTAGWFESDLCLAFDFSQLLSSHIAVLSTADGQGCGVLVCDGKALAFKQYEGGKESSSTPVECACNDSMTRWEVRLPFSLFPACQEKGLRVGLGMGGQHTDRFGRPVQFTFSNVSIAQAGPCSEGTFPVRFAMAESKQSNDSTPIKLSGNALELGDGITLAPGESRVISFKATKNDIGPECNLEFADDQGHEYSLSLLRYDPLERTLNLMSAMVDRFAAKGIDVTKEREQLTSFRERQRQLSDSLKPDVTRERETFFEARTAKRDLFMREPELAPMEDLLFAKRMPFEPSHNYSDLLDAPYRPGGAVATLHIPRDGDRLVPEQAEVKHLFESGGGIARTPAATFDCSKIYFAYRPSEDGYFHIMRMNADGSNLTQLTDGPFHDFWPCPLPDGGLAVISTRCHMRFLCWRPQAYVMFRMDAEGKEFTPLSFANLSEWAPSVMRDGRIIWTRSEYQDKGADFGHTLWSIHPDGSKPELVFGNTIIQPNGYANGREVPGTNEICCTLISHFGDLNGPIALVDIDKGRFNPKAITCLTPEVPWPGMWPSEECFRDAYPIARDYFVCSHAPQYRFELFVIDRFGNRELIYGDPAISSMCPTVFKAQAPPPIIAPQDTTQIAEEYGEFIVRDVYEGISPPVERGKVKYLRVCEEVRANLEVMPDGKYRADHDPQFQDWYASPVHIVWGPYGWPTYVAKAPHGLVPVAEDGSASFKAPAGKVLYFEVLDENFNELQRMRSVVQLQPGERRSCIGCHEHREMAPANKGRYVAQQPVQPTLAEWEGQPFSFEKVVQPVFDAKCVRCHDATNKLGVDLRGDIDADRIPASYRTLISKGYVHYADMQWNAGGCEKIEPLSLGTLKSKLWEVLNAGHHDVTLTRDEVLRVKTWIDLNCPLWPDYVNRNERPGPTPRVAKAE
- a CDS encoding TIGR04133 family radical SAM/SPASM protein, yielding MAANPTKVPWLKRGALNIFRRYRRAQTALHELTYLFWECTLRCDLCCRHCGSDCRRESETRDMPLADFLRVLDEVAKHQRPSKIMLALTGGEPLLRHDLEECGAAFRDRGFPWGMVSNGYSLTAERLARLLDSGLRSLTISLDGLEESHNWLRRRPDSFERTLNAVTLLGRNPGLTSDVVTCVNQKNYGELGDIRQLLIDKGIRRWRLFTIFPKGRAEDEPLLDISGAQLRDLLEFIQQTRREGSILASYSCEGFLGAYEGTVRDSFYWCRAGINVGSVLADGSISACPSLRGDYIQGNIYRDSFWDCWENRFQVMRDRSWTKTGCCADCSAYCWCEGNGLHLRDQQSGKLLRCHLKMLDGAGE